The Candidatus Eisenbacteria bacterium DNA segment GGATGCCGCCCAGCTTGCGGCGCAGCGTCGGCGCGTCAATGTGCGTGAGGTCGAGGTAGACCTGCATGCCCGCGCCCACTCCCAGGCCCAGGTCGAAGCAGACGTGGAAGATCTCGCGCGAGGCCACGTCGCGGGGCACCAGGTTGCGGTAGCGGGGATACTTCTCTTCCAGGAAGTACCACCGCTCGGCCTCGGGAATCTCGCGCGGCGGGCGGGGGTCGCCCTTCTTGCGCGGCACCCACACCCGGCCGCCCTCGCCGCGGGCGCTCTCGGACATCAGGCGCAGCTTGTCCTCGCCCGGGATGGCGGTGGGGTGAACCTGGATGAACTCGCCGTTGGCGTACACCGCCCCCTCGAGGAACGCCGAGGCGGCGGCGGAGCCGGTGTTGATGACCGAGTTGGTGGAGCGGCCAAAGAGCATGCCCGGGCCGCCGGTGGCCAGCATGGTGGCGTCGGCGGTGAGGGCCTCGATCTTCATGCTGCGCTGGTCCAGCACCACGGCGCCGCGGCACGTCCCGGAATCGTCGCGCACCATGCCCAGGTACTCGTGGTGCTCGAACTTGCGCACCAGGCCGGCGGCCTCGTGTCGGCGCACCTGCTCGTCCAGCGCGTAGAGCATCTGCTGGCCGGTGGTGGCGCCCGCGAAGGCGGTGCGGTTGTACAGGGTGCCGCCAAAGCGGCGGAAGTCCAGGTTGCCCTCGGGAGTGCGGTTGAACATCACTCCCATGCGGTCCAGCAGGTAGATGATCCCGGGCGCCGCGTAGCACATGCCCTTGCACAGCGGCTGGTGGGCCAGGAAGTCGCCGCCGCGGCAGGTGTCCACGAAGTGGATTTCGGGCGAGTCGTTCTCACCCTTGATGTTCACGGCCCCGTTGATGCCGCCCTGCGCGCACACGGAGTGGCTGCGCTTCACCGGCACCACCGAGACGAGGTCCACCGTGTGCCCGGCTTCGGCCAGCTTGATGGTGGCCATCAGCCCCGCCAGACCGCCTCCGACCACCAGAAAGTGATTCTGCGCCATTCGATCTCCCCTGACCCTGGCCCCGGGACGCGCGCGCCGGTTTCCCCG contains these protein-coding regions:
- the sdhA gene encoding succinate dehydrogenase flavoprotein subunit, with translation MAQNHFLVVGGGLAGLMATIKLAEAGHTVDLVSVVPVKRSHSVCAQGGINGAVNIKGENDSPEIHFVDTCRGGDFLAHQPLCKGMCYAAPGIIYLLDRMGVMFNRTPEGNLDFRRFGGTLYNRTAFAGATTGQQMLYALDEQVRRHEAAGLVRKFEHHEYLGMVRDDSGTCRGAVVLDQRSMKIEALTADATMLATGGPGMLFGRSTNSVINTGSAAASAFLEGAVYANGEFIQVHPTAIPGEDKLRLMSESARGEGGRVWVPRKKGDPRPPREIPEAERWYFLEEKYPRYRNLVPRDVASREIFHVCFDLGLGVGAGMQVYLDLTHIDAPTLRRKLGGILEIYEKFMGEDPTREPMKIFPAVHYSMGGLWIDYEAGADGMVRTDSPRNHQTSVAGLFASGEVDYQYHGANRLGANSLLSCVYGGDLGARGMMSYAAAAKAGHRETPAAAREGAVSKWTKRYAELGRMQGGENPYSLHRELGEWMNKNVTIVRHNDRLRETDAHILELMERFRKVNVLDAAGWANQSLSFVNQLWHMLELGRVVTQGALRRDESRGAHYKPEFDKRDDVNWSKTTLATWSASGPQFEYEPVDLSMVQPVARKYD